From Polynucleobacter sp. AP-Sving-400A-A2:
GATACCCATATTGATGATCACCACACCGTTGAGGATGTGGGCATTACTTTGGGTCAAGCATTTGCTAAGGCGGTTGGTGATAAGGCAGGTATTACCCGCTACGGCCACTCCTACGTTCCTTTGGATGAAACCCTTTCTCGCGTAGTGATCGACTTTTCTGGTCGTCCAGGGCTCGAGTTCAACGTGCCATTTACCCGTGCACGCGTGGGTGACTTTGACGTGGATCTCAGCATCGAGTTCTTCCGTGGGTTTGTAAACCATGCCGGAGTGACTCTGCATATCGATAACTTACGTGGCATTAATGCTCATCACCAAATTGAAACTGTGTTCAAGGCCTTTGGTCGTGCATTGCGTATGGCTTTAGAGATTGATCCACGCGCATTCGGTGTTGTTCCTTCTACTAAGGGCAGTCTCTAATCTAGAAAATTTCTAGCGTTGAGTAGAAGACTGTCAAAAAACCACAGATCATAGGCTAACAAGTGGCGCAAACCATTGCGATCGTTGACTACGGAATGGGTAACCTGCGTTCCGTCTATCAGGCCTTTCATCATGTGGCGCCTGATGCCAACGTTCTGATTGCGCAAACTCCTGAGGAAATCCTCAGCGCAGAGCGGGTGGTCCTTCCAGGTCAGGGTGCTATGCCTGATTGCATGAAACATCTAGAAGAGTCGGGTTTATTGGAAGCCTTGCTTGATGCCGCAAAAAATAAGCCTTTATTAGGTGTTTGCGTAGGTGAGCAGATGCTGTTTGATCAAAGTGCTGAAGTACGGGCAAATTCCGGTGCGGCCTGGACTCCTTGTTTGGGTTTGATTCCGGGTGAGGTGCGGCGTTTTGAATTGGCTGGAAAATTACAGCCTGATGGTTCCGCCTATAAGGTTCCCCATATGGGCTGGAATCAGGTTCGTCAGGATCGCCAGCATCCGCTTTGGAACGGCATTCCGGATTTGACCAGTTTTTATTTTGTGCATAGTTATTTTGTTGTGCCGCAGCGTAAGGAAGATGTTGCCGGCTCAACAGAATATGGCGATTGGTTTACTTCTGCTGTTGCAAGGGATAATATTTTTGCAACACAATTTCATCCAGAAAAAAGTGCAGAATACGGATTAAAGCTCTACAAAAATTTTGTTTCTTGGCAACCTTAATACTTCTCTAATCTACCGCTATGCTGCTCATTCCCGCGATTGACTTAAAAGATGGCCACTGTGTTCGACTTGAACAAGGTGACATGGATAAAGCCACTGTGTTTTCTGAAGATCCAGGCGCAATGGCTGCGCATTGGATTAGTAAGGGGGCGCGTCGTTTACATCTGGTCGATTTGAATGGCGCATTTGCTGGCAAGTTGAAGAATGAGTCTGCGATTAAATCCATTCTTAAAGCGGTAGGCGATGAGATTCCAGTTCAGCTGGGTGGCGGTATTCGTGATCTCGAAACGATTGAGCGCTTATTAGACGACGGAATTAGTACGGTGATTATTGGTACTGCAGCGGTTAAGAGTCCTGGCTTTGTGCAAGATGCTTGCACTGCTTTTCCTGGTCACATCATGGTGGGCTTAGATGCGCGCGATGGCAAAGTAGCCACAGATGGCTGGAGCAAGATTACGGGCCATGAAGTGATTGACCTTGCTAAGAAATTTGAAGATTACGGTGTTGAAGCCATCATCTATACCGACATTGGCCGCGATGGCATGATGAAGGGCATCAATATGGATGCCACGATTAAATTGGCCCAAGCTATTCGGATTCCGGTAATTGCTAGCGGTGGTTTATCAAATAACCAAGATATTGAAGCCCTGTGTGAAGCTGAAGCTGAAGGCGTTATGGGTGTCATTGCTGGGCGCTCAATTTACGCTGGTGATTTAGATTTAACTGCAGCGCAAAAATATGCGGATGATTTAACGCTCAAGTTCGCTAAGAAAATTATCTAAAGTGCCGACCAGTGCTAACTAAAAGAATTATTCCTTGCCTTGATGTCACGGCAGGGCGTGTTGTTAAAGGCGTGAACTTTGTTGGCCTGCGTGATGCGGGCGATCCGGTGGAGATTGCCAAGCGCTACAACACTCAAGGTGCTGATGAGCTGACCTTCTTAGACATTACTGCCACCTCTGATGGCCGTGATCTGATACTGCATATTATTGAAGATGTTGCCTCCCAAGTATTTATTCCTTTGACTGTGGGCGGTGGCGTGCGTGCAGTAGCGGATGTGCGTCGTTTACTCAATGCGGGTGCTGATAAGGTCAGCATGAACTCTTCTGCAGTGGCCAATCCAGATTTAGTTTCTGATACGGCTGCGTATTACGGTTCACAGTGCATCGTAGTAGCCATTGATGCTAAAAAAACTGAAGCGGGTAATTGGGAAGTTTTTACCCATGGCGGCAGAACTGCCACCGGCATGGATGTAGTTGCATGGGCTTCTGAAGTTGCCAAACGTGGCGCTGGAGAAATTCTGCTCACCAGCATGAATCGCGATGGTAGTAAAGATGGTTTTGATCTAGAGCTAACTGCAGCAGTAAGTGATGCGGTAAGTGTTCCAGTGATCGCATCTGGTGGTGTTGGTAACTTACAGCACTTAGTAGATGGCATTACCAAAGGCCATGCCGATGCAGTTTTGGCAGCAAGCATTTTTCATTATGGTGAATACACTGTAGGCCAGGCAAAAGAATATATGGCGAGCCAAGGCATCCCTGTTCGTATTTGAGTCCAGATAGATCCACTAAGAAAATAATCCTAAGATGACCATCAAAAATACCTTTACTCCAATTGAGTCCCTAGAGGCGGGAGCATGGCTTGATACCGTTACTTGGAATGAGCAAGGTCTGGTTCCAGTAATTGCTCAGGAAGTCGGTAGTAAAGATATCTTGATGATGGCCTGGATGAACCGGGATGCGCTATTGGCAACACTGCGCTTGGGCGAGGCAGTGTATTGGACCCGCTCAAGGCAAAAGCTATGGCATAAGGGTGAAGAATCTGGCCACACCCAAAAGGTAAAAGAAATCCGTCTCGATTGTGATGGCGACACCATTTTGCTCATGGTTGAGCAAAAAGACGGTATTGCTTGCCATACTGGCGAGCACAGCTGTTTCTTTTTGCGATGGGATTCTGGTAAGTCTGTCTGGGTAGATGAGTCTAAGGGTCAAAATTAAGACCCTAAGAGTCTCTACGGCAATAAAAGACATAAAATCACTTTATGACTAGTCCAGCACAAAACCCTACTAATTTAGATTCCGCTTTGGCTCATTTGGCCGATGTGGTGGATCAGCGACGTGATGCGTTCAAGGCTGGAGAGGCAGATCCCAAGACTTCTTATACTGCTTTACTCTTTTCGAAGGGTGATGATGGGATTTTGAAGAAAATTGGTGAAGAGGCTACTGAAGCGGTGATGGCGGCTAAGGATGCGCGTAACTCCAATCTAGGGCCTGAACAGCAAAAGCTCTTAGTGGGCGAGATGGCTGATCTTTGGTTCCACTGCTTAATTGCACTCTCCCAGTTTGGCTTGCGTCCAGAAGATGTGATTGCTGAGTTAGAGCGCCGTCTCGGTACTTCAGGCATTGAAGAAAAAGCCGCCAGAAAAGCGGCCAATAAGGAGTAATTGATGTCACATGACCCTAATTGCCTTTTTTGTAAGATTTCCCAGGGATTGATCCCATCTCAGAAGGTCTATGAAGATGAAGAAATCTATGCTTTTAAAGATATCAACCCAGCCGCACCCATACACTTTTTGATGATTCCTAAAAAACATATTCCCATGCTGGAGTCTGCAGAAGTGGCAGATGCGCCATTGCTAGGTAGAATGATGGAATTAGCACCGCGTCTAGCCAAAGAGCAGGGTTGCCGTCCTGGAAAAGATGGCGGCTTTAGAGTAGTGGTGAACAATGGTGCAGATGGTGGGCAAGAGGTTTATCACTTGCATTTGCATGTGATGGGCGGGCCGCGCCCCTGGAAAAAATAGTCCGAGGAGATTAAAAATGGGTTCATTTAGTATTTGGCATTGGTTGATTGTTTTGGTAATCGTGATGTTGGTATTTGGTACCAAAAAATTGCGCAATATCGGCACAGACTTAGGTGGCGCTGTTAAAGGTTTCAAAGACGGCATGAAAACGCCTGAGGGAACTGAAGAGTCGCAAGATAAAGCCAAGGAACAAATTCAGACTGCTGCCACATCACCAGAGAAAACTGTGGATGTTCAGGCAAAAGATATCAACAAATAATTGTTGATAGAAATAATGCGCAGCTGTAATGATTGATCTCGGAGTTTCAAAGCTTGCACTCATTGCAGTAGTTGCATTGATAGTGGTTGGTCCAGAACGTCTCCCTAAAATCGCCCGCATGGCAGGTAATTTGTTTGGACGTGCTCAACGCTATATGGCAGATGTTAAGTCTGAAGTTAGCCGACAGATGGATGTAGAGGAGTTCAAGAAACTCCGTGAAGAAAGCGTCTCCGCCTTTAAAGATGTTGAGAACTCACTTCAATCTACTGTTCAGGAGGCGGGCGCTAATCTAAGCGATCAGGCTGACATCTTTGAAAATAGTTTTACCAGAGCACCTCTTGATGAAAAAGAGGTGCTTAGCAAGTCAATCCGTCAAGGACGCAAGAGTTGGGGTGTGAG
This genomic window contains:
- the tatA gene encoding Sec-independent protein translocase subunit TatA; translated protein: MGSFSIWHWLIVLVIVMLVFGTKKLRNIGTDLGGAVKGFKDGMKTPEGTEESQDKAKEQIQTAATSPEKTVDVQAKDINK
- the hisI gene encoding phosphoribosyl-AMP cyclohydrolase; its protein translation is MTIKNTFTPIESLEAGAWLDTVTWNEQGLVPVIAQEVGSKDILMMAWMNRDALLATLRLGEAVYWTRSRQKLWHKGEESGHTQKVKEIRLDCDGDTILLMVEQKDGIACHTGEHSCFFLRWDSGKSVWVDESKGQN
- a CDS encoding histidine triad nucleotide-binding protein; this translates as MSHDPNCLFCKISQGLIPSQKVYEDEEIYAFKDINPAAPIHFLMIPKKHIPMLESAEVADAPLLGRMMELAPRLAKEQGCRPGKDGGFRVVVNNGADGGQEVYHLHLHVMGGPRPWKK
- the hisF gene encoding imidazole glycerol phosphate synthase subunit HisF, which encodes MLTKRIIPCLDVTAGRVVKGVNFVGLRDAGDPVEIAKRYNTQGADELTFLDITATSDGRDLILHIIEDVASQVFIPLTVGGGVRAVADVRRLLNAGADKVSMNSSAVANPDLVSDTAAYYGSQCIVVAIDAKKTEAGNWEVFTHGGRTATGMDVVAWASEVAKRGAGEILLTSMNRDGSKDGFDLELTAAVSDAVSVPVIASGGVGNLQHLVDGITKGHADAVLAASIFHYGEYTVGQAKEYMASQGIPVRI
- the hisH gene encoding imidazole glycerol phosphate synthase subunit HisH: MAQTIAIVDYGMGNLRSVYQAFHHVAPDANVLIAQTPEEILSAERVVLPGQGAMPDCMKHLEESGLLEALLDAAKNKPLLGVCVGEQMLFDQSAEVRANSGAAWTPCLGLIPGEVRRFELAGKLQPDGSAYKVPHMGWNQVRQDRQHPLWNGIPDLTSFYFVHSYFVVPQRKEDVAGSTEYGDWFTSAVARDNIFATQFHPEKSAEYGLKLYKNFVSWQP
- a CDS encoding phosphoribosyl-ATP diphosphatase, whose translation is MTSPAQNPTNLDSALAHLADVVDQRRDAFKAGEADPKTSYTALLFSKGDDGILKKIGEEATEAVMAAKDARNSNLGPEQQKLLVGEMADLWFHCLIALSQFGLRPEDVIAELERRLGTSGIEEKAARKAANKE
- the hisB gene encoding imidazoleglycerol-phosphate dehydratase HisB codes for the protein MRQADVTRNTSETKIQIAINLDGTGKAELASGVPFLDHMLDQIARHGMIDLKVVANGDTHIDDHHTVEDVGITLGQAFAKAVGDKAGITRYGHSYVPLDETLSRVVIDFSGRPGLEFNVPFTRARVGDFDVDLSIEFFRGFVNHAGVTLHIDNLRGINAHHQIETVFKAFGRALRMALEIDPRAFGVVPSTKGSL
- the tatB gene encoding Sec-independent protein translocase protein TatB, whose amino-acid sequence is MIDLGVSKLALIAVVALIVVGPERLPKIARMAGNLFGRAQRYMADVKSEVSRQMDVEEFKKLREESVSAFKDVENSLQSTVQEAGANLSDQADIFENSFTRAPLDEKEVLSKSIRQGRKSWGVRRAARPVWFKHSTGMRTRVQSGAARMKRFHHSAIK
- the hisA gene encoding 1-(5-phosphoribosyl)-5-[(5-phosphoribosylamino)methylideneamino]imidazole-4-carboxamide isomerase; the protein is MLLIPAIDLKDGHCVRLEQGDMDKATVFSEDPGAMAAHWISKGARRLHLVDLNGAFAGKLKNESAIKSILKAVGDEIPVQLGGGIRDLETIERLLDDGISTVIIGTAAVKSPGFVQDACTAFPGHIMVGLDARDGKVATDGWSKITGHEVIDLAKKFEDYGVEAIIYTDIGRDGMMKGINMDATIKLAQAIRIPVIASGGLSNNQDIEALCEAEAEGVMGVIAGRSIYAGDLDLTAAQKYADDLTLKFAKKII